A window from Chitinophaga filiformis encodes these proteins:
- a CDS encoding beta-ketoacyl synthase N-terminal-like domain-containing protein: MNIYIQGTGCVSPQETAAGNTFPAAVLPWEGPRLKAWEPDYKQWIDVKLIRRMSRVIKMGVAAAKLSLQEAGVEIPDAIITGTAYGCLDDTGVFLSKMINQQEEMLTPTAFIQSTHNTVAGQIALMLGCHAYNNTFVHKGFSFESALLDSIMILREGRSSSILAGAMDELTNHSFNILSRFDLYKKEPVTHQQLLTSNTHGTVAGEGAACFVLGTEKGPNTKAKLTGLTTLYKPAGKAEISPDITSFLAAHNCSQDEVSLVITGRNGDASGDEWYEYVENTLFAGKPVAGFKHLCGEYPTAASFGMWMGNRILAEQKVPAEALLKGKVPEQFKKVLIYNHYKQTHHSLILLTAC; the protein is encoded by the coding sequence ATGAACATCTATATACAGGGAACAGGTTGTGTGTCACCGCAGGAAACTGCGGCAGGCAATACATTCCCTGCTGCCGTGCTGCCCTGGGAAGGGCCACGCCTGAAAGCATGGGAGCCTGATTACAAACAATGGATAGATGTGAAGCTGATACGCCGCATGAGCCGTGTTATCAAGATGGGCGTGGCCGCTGCAAAACTGAGCCTGCAGGAAGCCGGCGTGGAGATCCCCGATGCGATCATTACAGGCACTGCCTATGGCTGCCTGGACGATACCGGCGTATTCCTCTCGAAAATGATCAATCAGCAGGAAGAGATGTTAACGCCTACAGCGTTCATCCAATCCACTCACAATACCGTAGCAGGACAGATCGCGCTCATGCTGGGCTGTCATGCTTACAACAACACATTTGTACACAAAGGCTTCTCTTTCGAAAGCGCTTTGCTGGACAGCATCATGATACTGAGAGAAGGTCGTTCTTCCAGCATCCTCGCCGGTGCAATGGATGAACTGACCAATCATAGTTTCAATATCCTCTCCCGTTTTGATCTGTACAAGAAAGAACCGGTTACCCACCAGCAATTGCTGACAAGTAATACGCATGGTACAGTAGCAGGAGAGGGAGCCGCCTGTTTTGTGCTGGGAACCGAAAAAGGGCCCAATACAAAGGCTAAACTGACGGGACTGACCACTTTATACAAACCGGCAGGAAAGGCTGAAATTTCGCCGGATATCACCTCTTTCCTGGCCGCACATAATTGCAGTCAGGATGAAGTGAGCCTGGTCATCACCGGCCGTAACGGAGATGCCAGCGGAGATGAATGGTATGAGTATGTGGAAAACACATTGTTTGCCGGTAAACCGGTAGCTGGTTTTAAACATCTCTGCGGAGAATATCCTACCGCAGCCTCTTTTGGTATGTGGATGGGCAACAGGATACTGGCGGAACAAAAGGTGCCTGCCGAAGCCCTGTTGAAGGGAAAGGTACCGGAACAATTTAAGAAAGTGTTGATCTATAATCATTATAAGCAAACGCATCATTCACTGATCCTGCTCACGGCATGCTGA
- a CDS encoding trifunctional MMPL family transporter/lysophospholipid acyltransferase/class I SAM-dependent methyltransferase, whose translation MGKLFVSIYNFFHRHKAWLWICTIACFALAGYFASRIKLEEDITRILPQDKKLDKLQQVFNDSRFADKLVITISQKDTTQAPQPDSLTAFAQALTARVNERYAPYIKQFQAQVEDAAVLDLMQVIQQHLPVFLEERDYQKIDSLIMPDRLQQTLENNYRTLISPAGLVVKKVIAGDPVGMSWLGIKKLQHLQYDDQFELYDGFVMSKDQRHLLLFITPANPASATGKNAALLKGLQAEIDTLQKSSTAAGASFFGAAAVSAGNAMQLRQDTLLTQGIVVLLLVVLIALFFRKKRAPLLVMLPVVFGALFSLAVIAIVQQSISVIALGAGAVVLGIAVNYSLHVFNHYRHLPDIREVIRDLATPMTVGSFTTVGGFACLQFVESPILQDVGLFAALSLIGAALFSLIFLPHWIILGKQPAHPPVQQHNWLDKLAAYKPEKNKYLVGVIVLLTVIFFFTAGKVGFESDMMRMNFMRPELKAAEAKFNEVNAYTAQSVYLVTDGADLEAALQHSERLLPLIHGLQEKGIIKKYAGVNTLLMSDKEQQQRIQRWNTYWTPEKKQQLVAYLQQHGPAVGYKAAAFEPFVQWLQKDFTPVPESDLKALRSGNLGDFITEKKDRVSLVTLLKVDPAQKAAVYKALGEQEHTTVLDKQYVANRLAEVIRNEFNSIAWMTSLLVFFALLISYGRIELALITFIPMLISWIWILGIMGLFGIKFNIVNIILSSFIFGLGDDYSIFTMDGLLQQYKSGREDNLSSFRTSIFLSAITTILGLGVMIFARHPSLRSIALISIIGISCVVLISQVMIPFLFNWLITNRTRKGRAPWTLHGWVKSVFAFAYFTSGCLVLTVIGWVLVKFNPFKKKTKAKYLYHRILSAYTKSVIYIMGNVKKKIINPDGEKMETPAVIISNHQSFLDILVSTMLNPKVILLTSEWVWNSPVFGAVVRMGDYYPVAEGAEGSIEKLRKKVEEGYSIVVYPEGTRSPDASIKRFHKGAFYIAEQMGLDILPIVLHGTAYTMSKNDFLLKDGTITVKYLPRIKAGDTSWGDNYTARTKQISRYFKAEYEKLREETEVPAYFREQLIYNYIYKGPVLEWYMRIKTKLEGNYALFDQLLPKRGRILDIGCGYGFMSYMLHWLSEEREMKGIDYDEEKIITAQHCYLRNEQVSFEHADVTNYAFGQYDAYVISDVLHYLQPGEQEKVLSACISQLGPDGVIIVRDGDSDLKERHEGTKLTEFFSTKLIGFNKTKDKPLSFFSSSRIREIVTANGAVMEQIDNTKYTSNVIFIIKKLSPVHAI comes from the coding sequence ATGGGTAAGTTATTTGTAAGCATATATAATTTCTTCCACCGGCATAAGGCCTGGCTATGGATCTGTACCATCGCCTGTTTCGCCCTGGCCGGTTATTTCGCCTCCCGTATTAAACTGGAAGAAGACATTACCCGTATCCTGCCGCAGGATAAGAAGCTCGATAAATTACAGCAGGTGTTCAACGATTCCCGGTTTGCCGACAAACTGGTGATCACCATCTCTCAGAAAGATACAACACAGGCGCCCCAGCCAGACAGCCTGACGGCTTTTGCACAGGCCCTGACTGCACGGGTGAATGAACGTTATGCACCCTACATCAAACAGTTCCAGGCACAGGTAGAAGACGCCGCCGTACTGGATCTCATGCAGGTGATACAACAACACCTGCCGGTATTCCTGGAGGAAAGAGATTATCAGAAGATCGATTCGCTGATCATGCCTGACAGGCTGCAGCAGACCCTGGAAAATAATTATCGTACACTGATTTCTCCCGCCGGACTGGTAGTGAAGAAAGTGATCGCCGGTGACCCGGTGGGAATGTCCTGGCTGGGTATTAAGAAACTGCAGCACCTGCAGTACGATGACCAATTCGAACTGTATGATGGCTTTGTCATGAGCAAAGACCAGCGGCATTTGTTGTTGTTCATTACACCGGCAAATCCTGCGAGTGCCACCGGAAAGAATGCAGCATTGTTAAAGGGATTACAGGCAGAAATAGATACACTACAGAAAAGTTCAACTGCTGCAGGTGCGTCTTTTTTCGGCGCTGCTGCCGTATCTGCAGGAAATGCTATGCAACTCAGGCAGGATACCCTGCTGACACAGGGCATTGTGGTACTATTGCTGGTAGTGCTGATCGCCCTGTTCTTCAGAAAGAAACGTGCACCGCTATTGGTAATGTTGCCGGTAGTATTTGGCGCCTTGTTCTCTCTTGCCGTGATCGCCATTGTACAGCAAAGTATATCTGTGATCGCATTAGGTGCGGGAGCCGTAGTACTGGGTATTGCGGTGAATTATTCATTACATGTCTTTAACCACTATCGTCACCTGCCTGATATCCGTGAAGTGATCCGTGACCTGGCTACTCCTATGACCGTCGGTAGCTTTACAACCGTGGGTGGTTTTGCCTGTCTGCAGTTTGTAGAATCGCCCATCTTACAGGATGTTGGCCTGTTTGCCGCATTAAGTCTCATAGGCGCTGCATTGTTTTCCCTGATCTTCCTGCCACACTGGATCATATTGGGCAAACAGCCGGCGCATCCGCCGGTACAGCAGCACAACTGGCTGGACAAACTAGCTGCTTATAAACCGGAAAAGAACAAATACCTGGTAGGCGTTATTGTACTACTGACGGTTATCTTCTTCTTTACTGCAGGTAAGGTGGGTTTTGAAAGTGATATGATGCGCATGAACTTCATGCGTCCTGAACTAAAAGCGGCAGAAGCAAAGTTCAACGAGGTGAATGCCTATACTGCACAATCCGTCTACCTCGTTACGGATGGTGCCGATCTGGAAGCAGCCTTGCAGCATAGTGAACGCCTGCTGCCACTGATACATGGATTACAGGAAAAAGGAATCATAAAGAAATATGCTGGTGTAAATACCTTGCTGATGTCCGACAAGGAACAGCAACAAAGGATACAGCGCTGGAATACATACTGGACACCTGAAAAGAAACAACAACTGGTTGCCTATCTTCAGCAGCACGGACCGGCAGTTGGTTATAAAGCCGCTGCATTTGAACCCTTTGTGCAGTGGCTGCAAAAGGACTTCACGCCTGTTCCGGAAAGCGATCTGAAGGCATTGCGCTCCGGCAACCTGGGCGACTTCATTACAGAAAAGAAAGACCGTGTATCTCTGGTTACACTGCTGAAAGTAGACCCAGCGCAAAAAGCGGCAGTATATAAAGCTTTGGGTGAACAGGAACATACTACGGTGCTGGATAAGCAGTATGTGGCTAATCGCCTGGCAGAAGTGATCCGTAATGAGTTTAACAGCATTGCCTGGATGACGTCTTTACTGGTATTCTTTGCCCTGCTGATCTCATATGGTCGGATAGAACTGGCGCTGATCACTTTTATTCCAATGCTCATCAGCTGGATCTGGATACTGGGTATCATGGGGCTGTTTGGAATTAAATTCAATATCGTTAACATCATTCTGAGCTCGTTCATCTTTGGTCTTGGAGATGATTACAGCATCTTTACCATGGATGGCCTGCTGCAGCAGTATAAATCCGGCAGAGAAGATAATTTGTCTTCTTTCCGTACTTCCATCTTCCTTTCAGCTATTACCACCATCCTGGGATTGGGTGTGATGATCTTTGCCAGGCATCCATCGCTGCGCTCTATTGCATTGATCTCTATCATCGGCATCAGCTGCGTAGTGCTGATCTCGCAGGTAATGATACCATTCCTCTTTAACTGGCTGATCACCAATCGTACCCGTAAAGGCAGAGCGCCGTGGACGTTGCACGGATGGGTGAAATCAGTTTTCGCCTTTGCTTATTTCACCTCGGGATGCCTGGTGCTGACAGTAATAGGATGGGTACTGGTGAAGTTTAATCCCTTTAAGAAAAAGACGAAAGCAAAATATTTATACCACCGCATCTTATCGGCGTATACGAAGTCTGTGATCTATATCATGGGCAACGTAAAAAAGAAGATCATCAATCCGGATGGTGAGAAGATGGAGACACCTGCAGTGATCATCAGTAACCACCAGTCCTTCCTGGATATCCTGGTGTCTACGATGTTGAATCCAAAGGTGATCCTGCTGACGAGTGAGTGGGTATGGAACTCTCCGGTGTTTGGCGCAGTAGTGAGGATGGGCGATTATTATCCCGTAGCAGAAGGCGCTGAGGGGAGCATTGAAAAGCTGAGAAAGAAGGTGGAAGAGGGGTATTCTATCGTGGTCTATCCGGAAGGAACCCGTTCTCCCGACGCATCAATAAAGCGTTTCCATAAAGGAGCATTCTACATCGCAGAGCAAATGGGGCTGGATATACTGCCGATCGTGTTGCATGGTACGGCGTACACCATGAGCAAGAATGATTTCCTGCTGAAAGATGGTACCATCACCGTGAAATACCTGCCAAGGATCAAAGCCGGCGATACCTCCTGGGGAGACAACTACACAGCGCGTACTAAACAGATCAGCCGCTACTTCAAGGCAGAATACGAAAAGCTGCGTGAGGAAACAGAGGTGCCGGCTTATTTCAGGGAACAACTCATCTACAACTATATTTATAAAGGGCCTGTACTGGAATGGTACATGCGTATCAAAACAAAACTGGAAGGTAACTATGCATTGTTCGACCAGTTGTTGCCGAAACGGGGTCGCATCCTGGACATCGGATGCGGATATGGCTTTATGAGCTATATGCTGCACTGGCTGTCTGAAGAGCGCGAAATGAAGGGAATAGACTATGATGAGGAGAAGATCATTACCGCACAGCATTGTTATCTGCGGAATGAGCAGGTGAGTTTTGAACATGCGGATGTGACTAACTATGCCTTCGGACAGTACGATGCCTATGTGATCAGTGATGTGCTGCATTACCTGCAACCCGGAGAACAGGAGAAGGTGCTGTCGGCCTGTATCAGTCAGCTGGGCCCTGATGGTGTGATCATTGTACGTGATGGAGACAGCGATCTGAAGGAAAGGCATGAAGGCACCAAACTCACGGAATTCTTTTCTACTAAACTGATCGGATTCAATAAGACGAAAGATAAACCGCTGTCATTCTTCTCTTCTTCCCGCATCCGGGAAATTGTTACAGCTAACGGAGCGGTAATGGAACAGATAGACAATACAAAATATACCTCCAACGTAATTTTCATTATCAAAAAGTTATCCCCTGTACATGCAATATGA
- a CDS encoding 3-hydroxyacyl-ACP dehydratase, with the protein MLAGKLYTLEQEQSAGETGTYQVLWNAAHPVFEGHFPGRPVVPGVCMMQTIQELLERLLQKKVLLKKASQMKFLNMIDPAANPRVEIGVQYKLQDGEMKVTASLKHEALTFMKFQGIFVEA; encoded by the coding sequence ATGTTAGCAGGAAAACTATACACGCTTGAGCAGGAGCAGTCAGCCGGTGAAACCGGGACTTACCAGGTTTTGTGGAACGCAGCACATCCTGTATTTGAAGGGCATTTCCCGGGCCGTCCTGTTGTGCCGGGCGTTTGCATGATGCAGACCATCCAGGAACTGCTGGAAAGATTGTTACAGAAGAAGGTGTTGCTGAAAAAAGCGTCCCAGATGAAGTTCCTGAATATGATCGATCCTGCGGCCAATCCGAGGGTAGAGATAGGCGTTCAGTATAAACTGCAGGATGGAGAAATGAAGGTGACTGCATCCCTGAAACATGAGGCGCTCACCTTTATGAAATTCCAGGGAATATTTGTTGAAGCATAA
- a CDS encoding polysaccharide deacetylase family protein, whose product MLTHRIANIGLILLLAAALLVHNLWLTLPWWVFLLLLQPYIAALVWGACNIRSGFYIPVVCAADTKEKVIAITFDDGPLQQHTPEILDILQKEQAPAAFFCIGSRIGGNEPLLRRIDAEGHVIGNHSFSHHFWFDMFGTAKMLTELKQMDDTVESVTGKRPRLFRPPYGVTNPNLARAIRKGAYTPIGWNIRSLDTVAKDKDQLLDRIRRGIKPGAVLLLHDSMEVTVQALPLLLQDLKKEGYRIERIDKLLNIPAYA is encoded by the coding sequence ATGCTGACACACCGCATTGCAAATATCGGCCTGATCCTGTTGCTGGCAGCGGCGCTGCTGGTGCATAACCTCTGGCTGACATTGCCATGGTGGGTGTTCCTGCTACTGTTGCAGCCTTATATAGCAGCGCTGGTATGGGGAGCATGCAATATCAGATCAGGCTTTTACATACCCGTGGTATGTGCCGCTGATACGAAAGAGAAAGTGATTGCCATAACATTTGATGATGGCCCTCTGCAGCAGCATACACCAGAGATCCTGGATATTCTGCAAAAGGAACAGGCGCCTGCAGCTTTTTTTTGCATCGGTAGCCGGATAGGGGGAAACGAACCACTGTTGCGTCGTATTGATGCAGAGGGGCATGTGATCGGGAACCATAGTTTTTCCCATCACTTCTGGTTCGATATGTTCGGCACTGCAAAGATGCTGACCGAACTAAAACAAATGGATGATACGGTGGAAAGTGTAACAGGTAAAAGACCGCGGCTTTTCCGTCCTCCATATGGGGTTACAAATCCGAATCTCGCCAGGGCCATCAGGAAAGGCGCTTATACGCCCATCGGCTGGAATATCCGCTCGCTCGATACGGTAGCGAAAGATAAAGACCAGCTGCTGGACAGGATCAGACGGGGTATCAAACCGGGAGCAGTATTACTGCTGCACGACTCGATGGAAGTAACAGTACAGGCATTGCCCTTGCTGCTGCAAGATCTGAAGAAAGAGGGGTACCGCATTGAAAGAATCGATAAATTATTAAACATACCTGCTTATGCATAG
- a CDS encoding beta-ketoacyl-[acyl-carrier-protein] synthase family protein — MHSDVWIAGGGVICGIGNNLPECLEAFKRMEPGMAHMEYLHSVHRHTFPVVEVKASNATLAAWTGMPEKISRTALLSRVAAQEAWKSTGLGDISQYRVGFVSANTVGGMDKTEDFFADYLQDPSKGHLSQVVHHECGAITELVADAMGIRHHISTISTACSSSANALMYGARLIKNNLVDVVIAGGTDALTRFTLNGFNTLMILDPAACRPFDDTRAGLNLGEGAGYVVLISEALAAELPASRQPWCRLSGYANANDAYHQTASSPDGTGNFLAMQTALEMSGIKPEDIDYINLHGTGTQNNDAAEGSAITRLFAPHYPPVSSTKSFTGHTLGASGGIEAVFSAWAVKEGVIYPNANFSKQMKDLPFSPVTSFAEGQQLQHVMSNSFGFGGNCSSLVFSKNAQS, encoded by the coding sequence ATGCATAGTGATGTATGGATTGCCGGAGGTGGCGTCATTTGCGGCATAGGGAACAACCTGCCTGAATGCCTGGAGGCATTCAAACGTATGGAGCCCGGTATGGCCCATATGGAGTATCTGCATTCTGTGCACCGCCATACATTCCCGGTAGTGGAAGTAAAAGCGTCCAACGCCACCCTGGCCGCCTGGACAGGGATGCCCGAAAAGATCAGCCGCACCGCTTTGCTGAGTCGTGTGGCTGCGCAGGAAGCCTGGAAAAGTACCGGTCTTGGAGATATCAGCCAGTACCGCGTAGGTTTTGTTTCTGCCAATACGGTGGGGGGGATGGACAAGACGGAAGACTTCTTTGCAGATTACCTGCAGGATCCGTCCAAAGGTCATCTGAGCCAGGTAGTGCACCATGAATGTGGCGCCATTACTGAACTGGTGGCCGATGCAATGGGCATTCGTCACCATATATCGACTATCAGCACCGCCTGTTCTTCCAGCGCGAATGCATTGATGTATGGAGCAAGGCTTATCAAAAATAACCTGGTGGATGTGGTGATAGCCGGTGGTACCGATGCCCTGACCCGTTTTACACTGAATGGTTTTAATACGCTGATGATCCTCGATCCTGCAGCCTGCCGTCCCTTTGACGACACCCGCGCAGGACTGAACCTGGGCGAAGGCGCGGGATATGTTGTGCTGATCAGTGAAGCGCTGGCCGCAGAACTGCCTGCCAGCCGGCAGCCCTGGTGCCGCCTGAGTGGTTATGCCAACGCCAACGATGCTTATCATCAGACCGCTTCTTCTCCTGATGGCACAGGCAATTTCCTGGCCATGCAGACCGCGCTGGAGATGAGCGGTATCAAACCTGAAGATATCGATTATATTAACCTGCATGGTACCGGTACGCAGAATAATGATGCTGCAGAAGGTTCGGCTATAACCCGTCTTTTTGCACCACATTATCCGCCGGTAAGCAGTACCAAGTCCTTCACAGGGCACACATTGGGCGCCAGTGGAGGCATAGAAGCCGTTTTTTCTGCCTGGGCAGTGAAAGAAGGTGTGATCTATCCTAATGCGAATTTCAGTAAACAGATGAAGGACCTGCCTTTTTCACCTGTTACCAGCTTCGCTGAAGGGCAGCAGCTGCAGCATGTAATGTCAAACTCATTTGGCTTTGGCGGTAACTGCTCCAGCCTGGTATTTTCAAAAAATGCGCAATCGTAA
- a CDS encoding phosphopantetheine-binding protein, with the protein MEKLMAALKAQIVEQLNLQEVKPEDIGDDQPLFKDGLGLDSIDALEIIVLLQQHYGIRIANPEQGPEIFHSVRTIAEFITAHQTAK; encoded by the coding sequence ATGGAAAAATTGATGGCGGCGCTGAAAGCCCAGATCGTAGAGCAGTTGAACCTGCAGGAAGTAAAACCTGAAGATATCGGGGATGATCAGCCTTTGTTCAAGGATGGATTGGGTCTGGACTCTATCGATGCGCTGGAAATAATTGTACTGCTGCAGCAGCATTACGGTATCCGTATTGCGAATCCTGAGCAGGGACCGGAAATATTCCATTCCGTGCGTACCATCGCTGAATTTATTACCGCGCATCAAACCGCTAAATAA
- a CDS encoding beta-ketoacyl synthase N-terminal-like domain-containing protein, whose product MDNGEAYITGSCVIRNNRVYKDGVLLWEAPQAPELTDFLRAGYDQFSGQYPKFHKMDPLSKLGWLAAEVLLKDAPLSSYPPESVGLILANKSASLDTDLRYFDTVKDIASPALFVYTLANIVMGEISIRHGFKGENAFFTTDAFDPAFMARYIGQLFLENAVSACLCGWVEVMGPRYEVMLYKVEATGGGLSFNADNLQKAVSI is encoded by the coding sequence GATGGCGTACTGTTGTGGGAAGCACCGCAGGCACCGGAATTAACGGATTTCCTGCGGGCAGGATATGATCAGTTTTCCGGTCAGTATCCCAAGTTCCATAAGATGGACCCGCTGAGTAAGCTGGGCTGGCTGGCTGCAGAAGTACTGCTGAAAGATGCCCCGTTGAGCAGCTATCCGCCCGAAAGTGTAGGGCTGATCCTGGCCAATAAAAGCGCCAGCCTCGACACCGATCTGCGGTACTTTGATACGGTGAAAGACATTGCCAGTCCGGCGTTATTTGTCTACACCCTGGCCAATATCGTAATGGGTGAGATCAGTATCCGTCACGGCTTCAAGGGAGAGAATGCCTTTTTTACCACCGATGCATTTGACCCGGCATTCATGGCCCGTTATATCGGCCAGCTGTTCCTGGAAAACGCAGTTTCTGCCTGTCTGTGTGGTTGGGTGGAAGTAATGGGGCCCAGGTACGAGGTGATGCTGTACAAGGTAGAAGCTACCGGCGGAGGATTGTCATTCAATGCAGACAATCTGCAGAAAGCAGTAAGTATTTAA
- a CDS encoding DUF2062 domain-containing protein yields the protein MTYTSTYHDQFTAQKAAVLVPTYNNARTLEAVLRDVLSYTSHVIVVNDGSTDNTAAILDAFPEIQRVEYTNNKGKGIALRRGFRFAVEQGYEYVITMDADGQHFASDLPVLLDKLETERKAIIIGARNLQQENMPGKNTFANKFSNFWFYVETGLKGPDTQSGYRLYPVHAMRKMRFWCTKYEFEIEVLVRSAWKGVKIDWAPIKVYYPPAEERVSHFRPFRDFSRISVLNTVLVLITFLYIKPRDFIRFLFKAESWRMMWYEHVLNKEETNARKALSVGFGVFMGIVPIWGFQMVTALALAVLFRLNKALVFMFCHVSLPPMIPFVIFASFATGKIWIKDGSILPPLTSNLTLDMIKQNLFQYLTGAVTLAVIAGAVAFLVVYILLAIFRRNPVKQVS from the coding sequence ATGACCTATACTAGCACATATCATGATCAGTTCACTGCGCAGAAAGCGGCAGTGCTGGTGCCAACCTACAACAATGCCAGAACGCTGGAGGCGGTATTAAGAGATGTGCTCTCTTATACGAGCCATGTCATTGTGGTAAACGATGGCAGCACCGACAATACAGCTGCCATACTGGATGCTTTTCCTGAGATTCAACGGGTGGAATATACCAACAACAAAGGGAAGGGAATTGCGCTGCGTCGTGGTTTCCGCTTTGCCGTTGAGCAGGGATATGAATATGTCATCACGATGGATGCAGACGGACAGCATTTTGCTTCCGACCTGCCTGTGCTGCTGGATAAACTGGAAACAGAGCGGAAGGCTATCATTATCGGTGCACGTAACCTGCAACAGGAGAACATGCCCGGCAAAAATACTTTCGCCAACAAGTTCTCCAATTTCTGGTTCTACGTGGAAACAGGACTGAAAGGTCCGGACACACAATCCGGTTACCGCCTGTATCCTGTTCACGCCATGCGCAAAATGCGCTTCTGGTGTACCAAGTATGAGTTCGAAATAGAAGTGCTGGTACGCAGTGCCTGGAAAGGCGTTAAAATTGACTGGGCGCCTATTAAGGTATACTATCCTCCGGCAGAGGAAAGAGTGTCCCACTTCCGTCCTTTCAGGGATTTTTCGCGTATCAGCGTGCTGAATACCGTATTGGTGCTGATCACCTTCCTGTACATCAAACCGCGCGATTTCATCCGCTTCCTGTTCAAGGCAGAGAGCTGGCGGATGATGTGGTATGAGCATGTACTGAACAAGGAAGAGACCAATGCACGTAAGGCGCTCTCCGTTGGTTTCGGCGTGTTTATGGGCATTGTACCCATCTGGGGATTCCAGATGGTAACTGCGCTGGCATTAGCTGTATTGTTCAGGCTGAATAAAGCGTTGGTGTTCATGTTCTGTCATGTAAGCCTGCCGCCAATGATCCCCTTCGTGATCTTTGCGAGTTTTGCAACTGGAAAGATCTGGATAAAGGATGGCAGCATACTGCCTCCGCTTACCAGCAATCTTACACTCGACATGATCAAACAGAATTTATTTCAATATTTGACCGGCGCTGTCACACTTGCAGTAATAGCAGGTGCAGTGGCATTTCTGGTCGTTTATATACTGCTGGCCATCTTCCGAAGGAACCCTGTGAAACAGGTCAGCTAG
- a CDS encoding outer membrane lipoprotein carrier protein LolA — protein sequence MHRWLLILGCILCAMPMMAQQPGFKPVADAAAFKQQFAKASQATQSIQCDFVQEKNLSMLSDKIVSKGKFWFRKENKVRMEYMQPSYYLLVMNGKDIKTKDGQKENRVSTKGNKLFEQINKITVDCVQGNVVNSADFNTRILENGQSYLLELTPVNKSLAQYFKSIHLLVDKKDYSVSKIQMYEAGGDDTSISFLHKQLNVNIPDAVFAVK from the coding sequence ATGCATAGATGGCTTTTGATATTGGGTTGTATACTGTGCGCGATGCCAATGATGGCGCAGCAGCCGGGCTTTAAACCGGTGGCAGATGCAGCTGCCTTCAAACAACAGTTTGCAAAGGCTTCACAGGCTACACAATCCATTCAGTGCGATTTTGTACAGGAGAAGAACCTGAGCATGTTGTCTGACAAGATCGTATCCAAGGGTAAGTTCTGGTTCAGGAAAGAGAACAAGGTACGCATGGAATATATGCAACCTTCCTATTACCTCTTGGTGATGAACGGTAAGGATATTAAAACAAAAGACGGACAGAAAGAGAACCGCGTATCCACTAAAGGCAATAAACTGTTTGAACAGATCAATAAGATCACGGTTGATTGTGTACAGGGAAATGTAGTGAACAGCGCTGACTTTAATACCCGCATCCTGGAGAATGGCCAGTCTTACCTGCTGGAGCTGACACCGGTGAATAAATCGCTGGCGCAGTATTTTAAATCCATTCACCTGCTGGTAGATAAGAAAGACTACTCTGTATCAAAGATCCAGATGTATGAAGCGGGTGGTGATGATACCAGTATCAGCTTTTTGCACAAACAACTGAACGTAAATATTCCAGATGCGGTCTTTGCTGTTAAATAG